Proteins encoded together in one Psychrobacter sanguinis window:
- a CDS encoding TetR family transcriptional regulator: protein MTGTSNSNLNLNSREQKKMQTRQAFFNAVLDLCMMGQSFASISLRQVTREVGVVPTAFYRHFDDMESLGRCLVEEELGEALSTLRSGLQMGRKRSYDRQIAKSIQLFFASIDEHPRYWQFLVSERFGGSESVRNAIDAQIKLFAKIMGKDLGIQPAFQHINSEDRRLLAEAGLNLFLTWIIDWLDLTYSEAHDEEGDIECPEQKKQQMLRQCTRQAQMLFYGAENWRSNEQTLLADE from the coding sequence TAGCAACAGTAACCTCAATTTAAATAGCCGCGAACAAAAAAAGATGCAAACCCGTCAAGCCTTTTTTAATGCGGTCCTTGACCTATGTATGATGGGGCAATCCTTTGCTTCGATCAGCTTACGTCAAGTTACCCGTGAAGTGGGCGTGGTACCGACGGCTTTCTATCGCCATTTTGATGATATGGAATCTTTAGGCCGTTGTTTGGTCGAAGAAGAGTTGGGAGAAGCGCTGTCTACGCTACGCAGTGGTTTACAAATGGGTCGTAAACGCAGTTACGATCGTCAAATCGCTAAAAGTATCCAATTGTTTTTTGCTTCTATTGATGAGCACCCCCGCTATTGGCAGTTCTTAGTAAGTGAACGTTTTGGTGGCTCTGAATCAGTTCGTAACGCCATTGATGCTCAAATCAAGTTGTTTGCCAAGATAATGGGAAAAGACTTAGGCATCCAGCCGGCTTTTCAGCATATCAACTCAGAGGACAGACGCCTATTAGCAGAAGCAGGATTGAACCTATTTTTGACATGGATTATTGATTGGTTAGATTTGACCTACTCTGAGGCTCATGATGAAGAAGGTGACATCGAGTGTCCAGAACAGAAGAAACAGCAAATGCTCAGACAATGTACCCGTCAAGCACAAATGCTATTTTATGGCGCAGAAAATTGGCGTTCCAATGAACAGACGCTGCTGGCAGATGAGTAA